One Methanocaldococcus villosus KIN24-T80 genomic window carries:
- a CDS encoding 6-carboxytetrahydropterin synthase QueD produces the protein MIIEIVGLYANLKFSSAHIVFGHRTCGVIHGHTYYVDIKVCGDKGEFNFVCDFKIIKEIVKEICKKIDHKLILPRDHKDVYYELRDKALYFKYKNKEYIIPVEDVILLPIETTSAEDLAKFFAEEIISRLKEKYKNVYWIEVAISEGLGQKAIYKLEVKHCKE, from the coding sequence ATGATAATAGAAATAGTTGGTTTATATGCTAATCTAAAGTTTTCTTCAGCACATATAGTTTTTGGACATAGAACATGTGGAGTTATTCATGGGCATACATACTATGTGGATATAAAAGTGTGTGGAGATAAAGGAGAGTTTAACTTTGTATGTGATTTTAAAATTATAAAAGAGATAGTTAAAGAAATATGTAAAAAAATAGACCATAAACTTATTTTACCAAGAGATCATAAAGATGTTTATTATGAATTAAGGGATAAAGCACTATACTTTAAATATAAAAATAAAGAATATATAATCCCTGTAGAGGATGTTATTTTACTACCTATAGAAACCACATCAGCTGAAGATTTGGCAAAATTTTTCGCTGAAGAAATTATTAGTAGGTTAAAAGAAAAATACAAAAATGTTTATTGGATAGAAGTCGCTATTAGTGAAGGTTTAGGACAAAAAGCAATTTATAAATTAGAGGTGAAACATTGCAAAGAATAG
- a CDS encoding DUF116 domain-containing protein: protein MGILEIIGLITVLIITLIIIATLTLLIVGYVLIKKNKILFPKLALFLLDNFYSILLRLFLFIGSEETFYRIGIEFYNKYYEDKFKSTNKKILILPHCLRDAKCPAKLSPNGIECVMCGKCVIGEILKRAKSLGYEVYIVPGSTFLKRILKNDSGVFGVACYKDLFYGMNYLSRKSIPMQGQPLLKDGCLNTIVDVDELLNRLENLR from the coding sequence ATGGGAATACTAGAAATTATTGGGTTAATAACTGTATTAATTATAACATTAATTATAATAGCTACTTTAACTTTATTAATAGTAGGATATGTGCTCATAAAAAAGAATAAAATTTTATTTCCAAAATTAGCTCTATTTCTTTTAGATAATTTTTATTCCATTTTATTAAGACTTTTCCTATTTATTGGATCAGAAGAAACATTTTATAGGATAGGAATAGAGTTTTATAATAAATATTATGAAGATAAATTTAAAAGTACTAATAAAAAAATTCTCATTCTACCTCATTGTCTTAGAGATGCAAAATGTCCTGCCAAACTTTCACCAAATGGTATTGAATGTGTAATGTGTGGTAAATGTGTAATAGGGGAGATTTTAAAAAGAGCAAAATCTTTAGGATATGAAGTTTATATTGTCCCAGGATCAACATTTTTAAAGAGAATTTTAAAAAATGATTCTGGAGTTTTTGGAGTAGCTTGTTATAAAGATCTTTTTTACGGAATGAATTATCTCTCAAGAAAATCCATCCCTATGCAGGGGCAACCTTTATTAAAGGATGGTTGTTTAAACACTATAGTTGATGTTGATGAGCTATTAAATAGATTAGAAAATCTGAGGTGA
- a CDS encoding TRC40/GET3/ArsA family transport-energizing ATPase, which translates to MISKIKNSLKALTENKGETKYILFGGKGGVGKTTMSAATGIYLAEQGYKVCIVSTDPAHSLRDIFEQEFSHEPTKVKGYDNLYVVEIDPEKAMEEYKEKLKAQIEENPLLGEMLEEQLEIASLSPGTDESAAFDTFLKYMESNEFDYIIFDTAPTGHTLRFLSMPEVMDKYLTRMIKLKKQISGFMKMFKKFLPFSSSDNDIDYDKMLKELEEMKKRIEKAKKILSDPEKTSFRLVVIPEEMSILESERAMKALQKYNINVDAVIVNQLIPENVSCEFCRARRELQLKRLEMIKEKFGDKVIAYVPLLKKEAKGIETLKEISKILYG; encoded by the coding sequence ATGATATCAAAAATAAAAAACTCTTTAAAGGCTTTAACTGAAAATAAAGGAGAGACAAAATATATTTTATTTGGAGGTAAGGGAGGAGTAGGAAAAACTACCATGAGTGCTGCAACTGGTATTTATTTAGCAGAGCAAGGTTATAAAGTTTGTATAGTTTCTACAGATCCTGCTCATTCTTTAAGAGATATATTTGAGCAAGAGTTTTCTCATGAACCTACAAAGGTTAAAGGATATGATAATTTATATGTTGTTGAAATTGATCCAGAAAAGGCTATGGAAGAATATAAAGAAAAGTTAAAAGCCCAAATAGAAGAAAATCCTCTTTTAGGAGAGATGTTAGAAGAACAGTTAGAAATTGCTTCACTTTCACCAGGTACTGATGAGAGTGCAGCATTTGATACATTCTTAAAGTATATGGAAAGTAATGAGTTTGACTATATCATATTTGACACTGCACCTACAGGACATACATTGAGATTTTTATCTATGCCAGAGGTTATGGATAAGTATTTAACAAGAATGATTAAGCTTAAAAAACAGATTAGTGGGTTTATGAAAATGTTCAAAAAGTTTTTACCATTTAGTAGCAGTGATAATGATATTGACTATGATAAGATGTTAAAAGAATTAGAAGAAATGAAAAAGAGAATAGAAAAAGCTAAAAAAATATTATCAGATCCTGAAAAAACATCATTTAGATTAGTTGTTATCCCTGAAGAAATGAGTATATTAGAGAGTGAAAGAGCAATGAAAGCTTTACAAAAATATAACATAAATGTAGATGCTGTGATTGTAAATCAACTAATTCCTGAAAATGTTTCATGTGAGTTCTGTAGAGCTAGAAGAGAATTACAATTAAAGAGGTTAGAAATGATAAAAGAGAAGTTTGGAGATAAAGTCATTGCTTATGTTCCACTATTAAAAAAGGAAGCTAAAGGTATAGAAACCTTAAAAGAAATATCTAAAATTCTTTATGGGTAG
- a CDS encoding LL-diaminopimelate aminotransferase, with amino-acid sequence MSFIQELFAERIGGRKFGKEEVIYKFEKIKRAKREAMKKHPDMELIDMGVGEPDEMADREVIEVLYREALKWENRGYADNGIQELKDAVPPYMERVYGVKDIDPVNEVIHSIGSKSALAYLPSAFINPGDYVLMTVPGYPVLATHAEWYGGKVYKLPLLEENNFLPDLESVPKDVRERAKILYINYPNNPTGAQATKKFYKEVVDFAFENNIIVVNDAAYGALVYDGKPLSFLSVKDAKEVGVEIHSFSKAFNMTGWRLAFLVGNELIIKAFATVKDNFDSGQFIPIQKAGIYCLQHPEITERIRKKYERRLRKMVKIMNEAGFKARMPGGTFYLYVKSPKRANGREFKTAEEFSEFLIKEKLISTVPWDDAGAYIRLSATFVAKDENGNPTTEEKYEDKILEEFKNRLLTLDLEF; translated from the coding sequence ATGAGTTTTATACAAGAGTTATTTGCTGAAAGAATAGGGGGTAGGAAGTTTGGGAAAGAAGAGGTTATATATAAGTTTGAAAAGATAAAAAGGGCTAAAAGAGAAGCTATGAAAAAACATCCTGATATGGAGTTAATAGATATGGGTGTTGGAGAACCTGATGAAATGGCTGATAGAGAAGTTATAGAAGTTTTGTATAGAGAAGCTTTAAAATGGGAAAATAGAGGATATGCTGATAATGGAATTCAAGAGCTTAAAGATGCTGTTCCTCCTTACATGGAAAGAGTTTATGGAGTTAAAGATATAGATCCTGTTAATGAGGTTATTCACTCAATAGGTTCAAAATCTGCCTTAGCTTATTTACCATCAGCATTTATTAATCCAGGAGATTATGTGTTAATGACTGTTCCTGGCTATCCAGTTTTAGCTACACATGCAGAGTGGTATGGGGGAAAAGTTTATAAATTGCCTTTATTAGAAGAAAATAATTTCCTACCTGATTTAGAAAGTGTTCCAAAAGATGTTAGGGAGAGGGCTAAGATATTATATATAAACTATCCAAACAACCCAACAGGAGCTCAGGCTACAAAGAAGTTTTATAAAGAAGTTGTAGACTTTGCTTTTGAGAATAATATAATTGTTGTAAATGATGCTGCATATGGGGCTTTGGTGTATGATGGAAAGCCACTGTCTTTCTTATCTGTTAAAGATGCTAAAGAAGTTGGAGTTGAAATACACAGTTTTTCAAAAGCTTTTAATATGACAGGTTGGAGATTAGCTTTTTTAGTTGGTAATGAGTTAATAATAAAAGCTTTTGCTACAGTAAAGGATAACTTTGACAGTGGTCAATTTATCCCCATACAAAAAGCTGGTATCTACTGCCTCCAACATCCAGAAATCACTGAAAGAATCAGAAAGAAGTATGAGAGAAGATTAAGAAAAATGGTTAAAATAATGAATGAAGCAGGATTTAAAGCAAGAATGCCAGGAGGAACATTTTACTTATATGTTAAATCTCCAAAAAGAGCAAATGGTAGGGAATTTAAAACTGCTGAAGAGTTTTCAGAGTTTCTTATAAAAGAAAAGTTAATATCTACTGTTCCATGGGATGATGCAGGGGCATATATAAGGCTTTCAGCTACTTTTGTAGCAAAGGATGAGAATGGAAATCCTACAACAGAGGAAAAGTATGAGGATAAGATATTAGAAGAATTTAAAAATAGATTACTAACTTTGGATCTTGAGTTTTAA
- the cobM gene encoding precorrin-4 C(11)-methyltransferase — MKKVTIVGAGPGDEELITVKGLKAIKEADVIIYAGSLINKKLLEYNKKAELYDSSKMSLDEIIDVMVKAVNEGKKVVRLHSGDPSIYGAIKEQIDELKKYNIDVEIIPGVSSLFAAAAALKIELTLPNVSQTVIITRPEGRTKVPEKLRELAKHRATMAIFLGVSMIDKVVEELLNGYDPSTPVAVVYHASWEDEKIIRGTLGDIVEKVKKENITRSALILVGDVLDPKNYEYSKLYDKTFSHGFRKGD, encoded by the coding sequence ATGAAAAAAGTAACTATTGTTGGAGCAGGTCCTGGGGATGAAGAGCTTATAACAGTTAAGGGTTTAAAGGCTATTAAAGAGGCTGATGTTATTATATATGCAGGTTCTCTGATAAATAAAAAGCTTTTAGAATATAATAAAAAAGCTGAACTTTATGATAGCTCAAAAATGAGTCTTGATGAAATAATAGATGTAATGGTAAAAGCTGTTAATGAAGGAAAAAAGGTTGTTAGATTACACTCTGGAGATCCATCTATTTATGGTGCTATAAAGGAACAGATAGATGAATTAAAGAAATACAATATTGATGTTGAAATAATTCCTGGAGTATCATCTTTATTTGCAGCTGCAGCTGCTTTAAAAATAGAACTAACTCTTCCAAATGTTTCCCAGACAGTTATAATAACTCGTCCAGAAGGAAGAACAAAAGTTCCTGAGAAATTAAGAGAATTAGCTAAGCATAGAGCTACAATGGCTATTTTCTTAGGTGTGTCTATGATTGATAAAGTTGTTGAAGAGTTGTTAAATGGCTATGATCCATCAACCCCTGTAGCTGTTGTCTATCATGCTTCATGGGAAGATGAAAAGATTATAAGAGGTACTTTAGGAGATATAGTTGAAAAGGTAAAAAAAGAGAATATTACTAGATCAGCACTAATTCTTGTTGGAGATGTTTTAGATCCAAAGAATTATGAATATTCTAAGCTTTATGATAAAACTTTTTCTCATGGTTTTAGAAAGGGAGATTAA